The stretch of DNA TAGAATGACCTCCCGTTCAATTACATTCTTAAGCTGCCTGATATTACCGGGCCAGGAGTAATCAATCAAAAGGCGCATGGTTTCAGGTGACGCTGTCTTATCTTCTCTATGATAGATAGAGGCAAATTCGCGAAGAAAATATTCAACCAAAATTGGAATGTCCTCCTTCCGTTCCCGTAAAGGGGGAAGATGTATCGGCACGACATTAATTCGATAATAGAGGTCTTCGCGAAATATTTTGTTACCCACCGCTTCTATCAGGTTTCGGTTGGTGGCCGCTATGAATCGAACATTCACATGAACCAGTTTCGTGCCCCCTAATCTGCGAAATTCCATAGTCTCGAGCACCCGGAGAAAATCGACTTGATTCTTAAAATTTAATTCTCCAATTTCGTCAAGAAATAAGACGCCACCGTCCGCCAGCTCGAACCGGCCCATTTTTGACGAAACCGCACCTGTGAATGCTCCTTTCTCATAGCCAAAAAGTTCACTTTCAAACAACGTTTCAGGAAGAGCGCCGCAATTAAGGGTGATAAAAGGCTGGTCCTTTCTTCCGCTTCTCTGATGGATTGCCCTCGCGACTAGCTCCTTTCCGGTACCACTTTCGCCTGTGATGAGAACAGCGGCATCGCTTTCCACCACCTGATCGATAGTTTCATATATCTTTTTTAAGGAATCACTCTTTCCAATCATTTCTTCAAACCGATTCTTTATCTTTAGGCTTTCCCGCAGGCGGTGATTTTCTTGTGAGAGATATTGTCGTTCTAAAGCTTTATCGATGAGAAGTATCAATCGCTCTTTTTCAACAGGTTTGGTCAAGTAATCATATGCACCTCCCTTTATAGCATTCACCGCCGTTTCAATTGTCCCATAAGCGGTCATGACCACTACTTCGGTTTCAGGAGAGCGTTCTTTTATTTTCTTTAAAACATCGAGCCCATTCATATCCGGTAATTTAAGGTCGGTAATCACCAGATGAAAGAAATTATTTTCAATTTGTGAAAGTGCCGTTTGGCCGTTTTCAGCTGTATCAGCCTGGAAACCCTGTTTTTCGACTATTCTGGCAATCGCGGCCCGAATATTGATTTCGTCGTCAACAATGAGAATGGAAGTCTGTTTTTGCATTTAAATTTTCTTGGATTCTGGATATCTATTCGTCGGAAGCTGGACTGTAAACGTCGTCCCTTTTCCTTCGGCACTTTCGACAAAAATAAACCCTCCATGATCTTCAATAATCCGATGGGATATGGCCAATCCTAGACCTGTTCCTCCCGGACGCGAGCTGAAAAAGGGTTCAAATATCTTGTTAATTGTCTTTCTATCAATCCCGATGCCTGTATCTATAAACCGGATATTGACCCACTGTTTTCCGCTGAGTCTTTGTTCTTCCGCCTGAATGGTAAGTTTTCCACCGGAAGGCATCGCCTGAATTGCATTAATCATGATATTTAAAAAAACCTGGGTCATTTGATTTTCGTCGATCAGGATTGGAGAAACGTTTACAGATATTTCCGTTTCAATATCTATTCCTTTTTCAAGGGCTTCCGCCCGAATCAGGGTTACGAGATGCTGAAAAATCGGTTCTAATTTTAATTCCTCTAATGCCAATTGATTAGGATTTGAAAATCGGGCAAAACTGTCGAGTATTCCTTTCAATCTTTTAATCTCTATATGGAGTACGTCAAGATATCGCCGAATGCTTAGTGCGTCTCCCTGTACCGATGTAATTTCTTCCTCCAACAATCCAAGATTTAAGTCCATCGCGCTTAGTGGATTGCGTATTTCATGGGCCACTGCGGCTGAAAGAGTAGAGATTGCCGACAATTTCTCCGAACGTTGGATCTTTTGCTCCAGACGATTGATTTCCGATATGTCTTTTACCAGAAGAATTAATCCCTCTCTTTTCCCCTCGTTTCTAAGTTCTGATAAAGTCACCCAGAGAACCAGCGACTCTCCATTTCTTTGATAAATCACTTTCTGATCATGAAACAGGCTCCCTCCTTCGGATGCTTTATTTAACATTTCGCCAAGGCTTGTTGATTCCGAAACAAGTTCGGTAATCAGATTTCCCAGGACTTTATTTCCCAATCTCAGGATTTTCTCGGCAGAAGGATTGATCGAAGTAATTTTGCCAGCAGAATTTATTGTAATGACTCCTGTGGGTATACTTTCAAGAATGTTACGGGCCAGACTTTTAACACTTTCCAGAGCACTTCTAACTGTATGATAACTCTGATAAGTAGCGATAACCGTGATTCCCAGGATCGTCAAAAGAAATAGGAATGCGAGGAAGTATTTTTGTCGCTCGATTCCCAATACGAATATCATGGAAATCGCCGCTACAAACACCCCAATTATTGAGGTAATCAGTCGAACTGGAATATGTCCAAAAAGCGTCTGTTCCGGATTGGGTCTTAGCATCTGAAATGTCCTCATTTAATTTCCGTATTTTAACATGGCTGATCAAACAATGACATCGTTTGCTTTACTTTCTCAAGCGCATGATTCTTCTTAATGAGACAGCAAAGCGAACGAGAAGAGGACAGTGTGTAAAAAAGGATTTCCAGTTGTAACCCTAGATGAAACAACGGATGACGTACATAAGAGCAACAGGAAGATGATCTCGGCATATCGGAGTTGCCACTTTAAACAGTCTATAATTTTTGAAGAAAGTTTACAATCGAGAGAGTCACGTCTTAATGTGTCAGATTCGTAGAATGATTTTTGAGAAAAACTGTCGAACTTTGACTTCTTGCACCAGACAGTTCTCCGTGTTCTGGCCATGACAATAACCATTAGATAGAATGAATTTAAACCCTGTTATTGACCCCTTGTAGCAGGGTTTCAAATACATCTGCGGGAAGAGGACGACTAAAGAGGAATCCCTGTATTTCGTCACAGCCATGAGCGAGTAAAAACGCAAGCTGTTCTTCTGTTTCGACGCCTTCCGCGATAACTTTCAATTTCAGACTATGTGCCATGACGATTATAGCAGTGACAATGGCTGCATCGTCTGGATTCAGATTGATATCCATGACAAAGGTCCGATCAATCTTAATTTTATCAATGGGAAATCGCTTAAGGTAATTAAGGGAAGAATAACCTGTTCCGAAATCATCGATAGATAGGTGTATTCCCATCTCTTTCCATTCCCGGAGAGTGTGAATGGTCGATTCTGCGTTTTCCATAATTGCCCCTTCTGTCAATTCCAATTCAAGGTATTCTGGACCCAGACCGGATTCCCTTAACGTTCTCACAATGGTATCCTTCAGCTCACCATGTTGAAACTGGTAGCTCGAGAGGTTGACCGCGACAGGTATATGGGCCAAGCCTGAAGTTTGCCAAGCTTTATTTTGCACACAGGCCTTGTGCAAAACCCATTCGCCAAGACGAAAGATCAATCCTAACTCTTCAGCCAATGGAATAAAAATGCCTGGCGAAATGAGTCCCTTCTCCGGGTGTCGCCAACGGACAAGTGCTTCCATACCAATAATTTGCCGTGTTCTTATATCCAACATAGGCTGGTAATGAAGCTCGAATTCTTCCCGTTCCAACGCCAGGCGAAGTTCGTTTCCTAAGGAAAGTTGAGTTAGTGCTCTGGAATTCATTGAACTGGTGAAAAATTGATAGTTATTTCTTCCCTTTGATTTAGCGAAATGCAAAGCCGTATCTGCATTTTTCAGCAAATTATCCATATTTTCCCCATTAGCTGGGTAAAGGGCAATGCCGATGCTAGCGGTGATAAAAATATTGTGCGGGCTCAATGAAAATGGCTTTGAAAATGTTTTAAGGACATTCTCAGCAATAGTACGTAGTTCCTCGATACGATTCACATTAGAAAGCAAAATGATAAATTCATCTCCGCCAAAACATGCCACCATTTTGTCCTCTGCATTCGGATCTTTGCCTTTGCTATCTATCTTAAAACATTCTGTCAACCGTCCCGAAATTTGGCGCAAAAGTTCATCACCCATAGAACGACCCAGCGTGTCATTGATGCGCTTGAAATGGTCAATGTCCAGGACAATAATTCCTAACATTTTCTTGTAGAAGTCAGCAGAAAGGAGCAATTCATTGAGACGTTCTTTAAATAATAATAGGTTCGGCAATTTGGTCAATTGATCGTAATAGGCTAGAGCATAGGTTTTTTGAACCATGAACGCGTTGGAGAATGCCACTGCGGCCTGGTCTGATAATTGTCTAATCTGGGAAAGATCTTCTTCGCTATAGTGAGGCGGATAGAAGTTTCCCAGGGTAATAAATCCTTTTAGAGTCCGGTCTAGAATAATGGGAAAAATAAAAAAATATTTAATGCCGCAAGCCGCCAGGGGCTGAAGGTGAGATGGGAAGTTTTGGTCCCACTTTATTGAAAAATATTGAGGATTGTTAATCAACTCTTTCACGGCATCCGAGGTTATTGTGATATTCTCCACCAGGTATTCCTCTTTGGAATCAGAATTCCTAATTGTTGACTGGGCAAGACCTGCATCGCCTAAGTAAATCAGGGTAGAGCTAATGTAATTACATGGAAAAATAAAAGGAATATCTCGAATGATGATCTCTGTGATTTTTTTAATATCCAAGGTAGAAAGAATGGCACGATGAATTTGACCTATCGTAGTCAACGTATTAAATTGCTTGCCAAGTTGGCTAGCCATCTTGTTGAAGGAATCCGCCACTTCCTCAAACTCGTCACTGCTCTTTACCATCACTTGGTTGCTAAAATCTTTCTCGGCAATTCGACGAGTTCCTTCTTTCAACAACAGGAGCGGCCTGAGATTCTTTCGAATCTGACCTATGCTAATCAACATGACCATCAAAATTGACATAACAATAATCAAGGGAAAAAGATTCATAAACTGGAGAGCCGATGAGTAAATGTCAGCTTTAGATTGGGTCACGACGACTGTCCATTTCGGAATATAAAAACGCTCTTTCAAAAACAGCGACCAATAACTTGCCAAATAACCGGTCTTCCCAGATTCCCATTCAAACTGACCTGAGGCAGAGCGAGTCATTTGGAGTAATACTTCATTTGAAAATCCTGTAAACGAAGACATTGAACTTATGAGTAAATTATTCGATTCATCCAGCACAGAGAATTCAGTATTTCCTGTTAGATTGTTTTTGTCTGGAATCCCCCATAGATACAGATCGTTTACAATTCCAAAAAGGAATTGTTTATTTGAATTATGTTGTATTGACCTGATCATAAGTATGCGAGTTGATAGAGGAGTAACATGATAATTAAGGACAACGGTCTTTCCCATTTCTAAATGAATTCTTTCTTCAGGATTTAATGTGGGAAGTTTTTCAATGTGACCAAGCAGGGAAATATTTTTTTCCTGATTTGAAAAAAGCACCAGACTATTGAAATACTCTTTTACTTGTTCACCCATTTCTTCTGGAATTGGAGAAGACTTTGAATTGTTATTGTGATATTTGGATGAAACCAAATTCATTTCGGCTTCGAGAAATAGCAGCCGGTCATAAAAAGTCATTCCTAGCGTTTTGTTCATGTCATGAAGATTTTTCTGGCTGTTTTCATGAAGTTGTTTTGTGACCTTGCTGTAACTCAGAACGGCAAAAAGAGTGATGGGAATTAGGGCGCAAAGAGAAAATAGGATGAATATTCGAACAGCGACTCTGCTATAGAGGAAACTGAAATTGATCTTCATATTCGAAAGGCTAGGTTAGTAATCCGAAGCTAAACCAATGTAGTTCCCATCATTGGCTCGTATAATGTCATCATGGCTGGCTTTGGCCGTTAAGGGCTTCTTACTTTGCCCGTCATTTCCCATACTATAAAGGTCATAAGTCGAGTTTATAGGAACAAGAAAATGGTCTTTACGGGCATTCTGCATTACAGTTGATTTCTTTTGATTCGCAATTCGAAAGTACTGATAGGGATTTCCCCACGGATCTAAATAACCTGCTTGTCCAGCATCGGCAAGTGTGTCGGGAAATTGGTCTCTTTCTGAGTAATAGGCTTGAATTTTAAGCTGCAAAATATAAATGTCAGCTTTGGCCTGATCAATTCTCATTTTCTCCTGGTAATTGGAATAAAGGGGTATTGAAATAGCCGCTAAGATTCCCAGGATTACCAATACAATAGTTAACTCAACTAAGGTGAAACCCTTTGATTCGTCGCGGCAACGGGAATAGATCCGCAAAAGATTTATTGAAACCCTAGGGGCCTGTTTTCTAATTAAAATTGTCACCTATTTACCCACCCGATACGGCAAGACTTTTTAATCTGAAACGTCTTGTCTTATACTTTCCTTTTCCAGTCGACGCCTTCATTGTTTTTAAATTTAATCGCTCCACCTTTATTTGGAGAAAAGAATAGGGAAAGGGTTTGAGTTTGTTTTTCATTATTTTCATCGTACTCACATTCAATCATGTAGAGTGCCCAATTGCCTTTCTGCGGAATCTTTTTAATTTTGGCGATGGTATAAAGGATAACGACTTGTTCTCCCACGCGAAAAATCACCTGATCATTTGTAACTTCCAGATTACGGTCTTCATAATTGGTTGCCGAAGTAGTCCACCTGCCGACTATATCGGCTGAAGTAGTTACATTACTGGATTCACACCCAAAACATATAGCCGCTAAAGCAAGGAAAAGAAGAGTTTTTCTATAAATCATTGTCTTAATCTTCCTGTTTTTATAGTTAAATCAGATCTAAAAATTGCAGAAAAATCGGTTATTTCGGTACTATAAAAGTGTACCCCATACCTGTACTTTGTCAATTTAAACTACGTCAATTAAATGGACCCGTTTGGCACCCAATACACAAAACTAGTTCTTGTTTTTCAACTATTTATGAAAAAGTCTGAGAAAAATGGGAAACGATTTATTCGGTATATTCGGTATGTACGTAAAGAA from Nitrospirota bacterium encodes:
- a CDS encoding sigma-54-dependent Fis family transcriptional regulator, whose amino-acid sequence is MQKQTSILIVDDEINIRAAIARIVEKQGFQADTAENGQTALSQIENNFFHLVITDLKLPDMNGLDVLKKIKERSPETEVVVMTAYGTIETAVNAIKGGAYDYLTKPVEKERLILLIDKALERQYLSQENHRLRESLKIKNRFEEMIGKSDSLKKIYETIDQVVESDAAVLITGESGTGKELVARAIHQRSGRKDQPFITLNCGALPETLFESELFGYEKGAFTGAVSSKMGRFELADGGVLFLDEIGELNFKNQVDFLRVLETMEFRRLGGTKLVHVNVRFIAATNRNLIEAVGNKIFREDLYYRINVVPIHLPPLRERKEDIPILVEYFLREFASIYHREDKTASPETMRLLIDYSWPGNIRQLKNVIEREVILVRDKILLPEHLPAEIQNSPIVEVKPFHLPVGKSLEEIEKEVIAQTLRDVTHHREKAAKILGISTRALQYKIKSYGIKE
- a CDS encoding PAS domain S-box protein, producing the protein MRTFQMLRPNPEQTLFGHIPVRLITSIIGVFVAAISMIFVLGIERQKYFLAFLFLLTILGITVIATYQSYHTVRSALESVKSLARNILESIPTGVITINSAGKITSINPSAEKILRLGNKVLGNLITELVSESTSLGEMLNKASEGGSLFHDQKVIYQRNGESLVLWVTLSELRNEGKREGLILLVKDISEINRLEQKIQRSEKLSAISTLSAAVAHEIRNPLSAMDLNLGLLEEEITSVQGDALSIRRYLDVLHIEIKRLKGILDSFARFSNPNQLALEELKLEPIFQHLVTLIRAEALEKGIDIETEISVNVSPILIDENQMTQVFLNIMINAIQAMPSGGKLTIQAEEQRLSGKQWVNIRFIDTGIGIDRKTINKIFEPFFSSRPGGTGLGLAISHRIIEDHGGFIFVESAEGKGTTFTVQLPTNRYPESKKI
- a CDS encoding EAL domain-containing protein; this translates as MNKTLGMTFYDRLLFLEAEMNLVSSKYHNNNSKSSPIPEEMGEQVKEYFNSLVLFSNQEKNISLLGHIEKLPTLNPEERIHLEMGKTVVLNYHVTPLSTRILMIRSIQHNSNKQFLFGIVNDLYLWGIPDKNNLTGNTEFSVLDESNNLLISSMSSFTGFSNEVLLQMTRSASGQFEWESGKTGYLASYWSLFLKERFYIPKWTVVVTQSKADIYSSALQFMNLFPLIIVMSILMVMLISIGQIRKNLRPLLLLKEGTRRIAEKDFSNQVMVKSSDEFEEVADSFNKMASQLGKQFNTLTTIGQIHRAILSTLDIKKITEIIIRDIPFIFPCNYISSTLIYLGDAGLAQSTIRNSDSKEEYLVENITITSDAVKELINNPQYFSIKWDQNFPSHLQPLAACGIKYFFIFPIILDRTLKGFITLGNFYPPHYSEEDLSQIRQLSDQAAVAFSNAFMVQKTYALAYYDQLTKLPNLLLFKERLNELLLSADFYKKMLGIIVLDIDHFKRINDTLGRSMGDELLRQISGRLTECFKIDSKGKDPNAEDKMVACFGGDEFIILLSNVNRIEELRTIAENVLKTFSKPFSLSPHNIFITASIGIALYPANGENMDNLLKNADTALHFAKSKGRNNYQFFTSSMNSRALTQLSLGNELRLALEREEFELHYQPMLDIRTRQIIGMEALVRWRHPEKGLISPGIFIPLAEELGLIFRLGEWVLHKACVQNKAWQTSGLAHIPVAVNLSSYQFQHGELKDTIVRTLRESGLGPEYLELELTEGAIMENAESTIHTLREWKEMGIHLSIDDFGTGYSSLNYLKRFPIDKIKIDRTFVMDINLNPDDAAIVTAIIVMAHSLKLKVIAEGVETEEQLAFLLAHGCDEIQGFLFSRPLPADVFETLLQGVNNRV
- a CDS encoding prepilin-type N-terminal cleavage/methylation domain-containing protein, which codes for MYSRCRDESKGFTLVELTIVLVILGILAAISIPLYSNYQEKMRIDQAKADIYILQLKIQAYYSERDQFPDTLADAGQAGYLDPWGNPYQYFRIANQKKSTVMQNARKDHFLVPINSTYDLYSMGNDGQSKKPLTAKASHDDIIRANDGNYIGLASDY